A genomic window from Pseudogulbenkiania sp. MAI-1 includes:
- a CDS encoding LysE family translocator — MSFNTWLLFLVTVFFVSATPGPNMLLALSHGIRYGVRRTLPTLAGLLTALGLIMAGSAAGLGAILAASELLFSVVKYAGAAYLIWLGIKTWRAAPEPLGQGPDADSAAQGNAWQRFRTGFLVAMSNPKAFVFFTALFPQFMDASAPQGPQLLALAGTFYVIESSWQLAYAAGGSRLRVWLNSPVRLSWMNRFAGGSFMAAGVALSGVSRH; from the coding sequence ATGTCGTTCAATACCTGGCTGCTGTTCCTCGTCACCGTGTTCTTCGTCTCGGCCACGCCGGGACCCAACATGCTGCTGGCGCTGTCGCACGGCATCCGCTACGGTGTGCGCCGCACCCTGCCGACGCTGGCCGGCTTGCTGACCGCGCTGGGACTGATCATGGCCGGTTCGGCGGCGGGGCTGGGAGCGATCCTGGCGGCGTCCGAACTGCTGTTCTCGGTGGTCAAGTATGCCGGTGCGGCCTACCTGATCTGGCTCGGCATCAAGACCTGGCGCGCGGCGCCGGAGCCGCTGGGGCAGGGGCCGGATGCCGACAGCGCAGCCCAGGGCAATGCATGGCAGCGCTTTCGCACCGGCTTCCTGGTGGCGATGAGCAATCCCAAGGCCTTCGTGTTCTTCACCGCGCTGTTTCCGCAGTTCATGGATGCCAGCGCGCCGCAGGGCCCGCAGCTGTTGGCGCTGGCCGGCACTTTCTACGTGATCGAGAGTAGCTGGCAACTGGCCTACGCCGCCGGCGGTTCGCGCCTGCGGGTGTGGCTCAACAGCCCGGTGCGGCTCTCCTGGATGAACCGCTTCGCCGGCGGCTCGTTCATGGCGGCCGGCGTGGCGCTGTCCGGCGTCAGCCGGCACTGA